Below is a genomic region from Vitis riparia cultivar Riparia Gloire de Montpellier isolate 1030 chromosome 5, EGFV_Vit.rip_1.0, whole genome shotgun sequence.
AAGATCGTTGAGAAGaacaaaatcaagccaaaggACGATTTAATAACGATTGTTATGGACGGATTATCAGCTCTCGGCTATGATGCTTCAATCTGCAAGTCAAGATGGGAAAAATCTCCCTCCTATCCAGCCGGTACTCCATCGTTCTCTTTCTTTAGCTATATCTACAAATAATTATATTctgtttccaaaaataattgttcttgttttttttgtttcaggAGAATATGAATTCATAGATGTGATCGTGGATGGGGAGAGATTGCTGATCGACATTGATTTCAGATCAGAGTTCGAGATAGCTCGATCCACTGGGATTTACAAAGCGATCCTTCAATCTCTGCCGTACATATTCGTCGGTAAACCCGATCGTCTCCAGCAAATCGTTTCGATCGTATCTGAGGCCGCGAAACAGAGCTTGAAGAAGAAAGGCATGCACTTTCCACCATGGAGGAAATCCGAGTACATGAGAGCCAAATGGCTCTCTCCATACACCAGAACCACACCAAACGGCATCCTCAAGGAAAGCGAAAACAAAAACGAGCAGGATTCTGCAACCACCGAAAGTGAGTGCGGAGAGTTTGAGCTGATTTTCGGTGAGGAATCAACGCCGCCGGAGAGCGATCACGAGTGTACCGCGTCGTCGCCGGCGAAGTATTCCGGCGAAGGCGAGAAAATAACACATGTGGTTTCGCCATGGCAACCGCCGGCAATCAAACCGAAGAGCTGTGAGAGGGGAGCCAAGGTCGTCACCGGATTAGCTTCCCTTCTCAAAGAGAAAccctaaaaattttgaatttttcgtttcttttccaaaattttctcatcaattttcttcagatataaatataaaatatatatataaatatgaaatcgAAATTCGGATGATAGTGGaatctattttcttctttttttaaagtttgGTAAGGGTCTGCAGACCAGCGATCCATCGTCCATATGTAATCCAATATTTCTAAAATCTAGCAACAATATCACCACAACAGCCACTTtttaaaatgagtaaaattagttttccattattttgaaGGCCTCTCTCCCGACGGTACAGAGACGGTTCctcaaaaggaaacaaagaagaTAAAAGTTTTGCGCTCTCGTCTTTTCATGGTACCTATTTATTCTTTTACAATAGATTATTAGGTAGCAtcacaaaaatgaaaagtatgGAGCGCAACCGAGAGGAGATGGATGGTTTGATGACGGCAGGCTCTCGTGCCGTCTCGAACGCGGCGCTGTGGAGACAACGGCAAAGGCATCACCAAAGCCAAACCCAAAGCCCAACTCTTCATTAGAAGAGCGTGATattctctctttatttttagttttactttttcccattttctttgatttcggTACTGGAGCTGAACTCGTGAAACCATTCATTCACATTTCACCATTTCAGAGTCTAGGGAGAAGGTACTGGTGATATTTTTGTGTGAAGGAAACCTAGGTTTGACTGGCGGATAGTCTTCCGATAACCTTAGAGGTGCCAGACGCCCATTGGCTGAGAGTTTTTAATGCcttgattttccttttcttttataaacgGTGGACTGTTGACTCATCCATCCCCATACCCATGAACATTAATATTACATGGGCCTCAGCTGAACCCCTCtcatcaatcatcataatcaCACAGTATTTTAAGTTTGTAAGTTTGCAATTTATTCACCCATATATCCTTCATTTATTGTTGATGTCCAGGTTAGCCCTTTGTTTTTTCCACCCTTCACCTTAAGCTATACTAAATTAATTCCACCATTTTTACACACTTACCAAACTAATCAATGTGGTAGACTTGACTTcttctgttttatttttaaaaataaaaataaaaatatatgaccACCCAATTGTTGTTTTCTAATTGCATATTGGCAAAGCTGGAACTTTCGTTTTTACACAGAAAAATACCTAGCAAATGGAAAGCGTGGTAATACTTGGAACCATTTGGTTGGTTTCTGAAACATTTTGATTTGTAGGCTAATTTGTAAGAAAAAGATTATAAGAGtgagagagggaaaaaaaccGTGGTACATAAAGAGTTGGGTTTGTCCTTGAGCCGAAGCAAAGGGAAATTCCCGAAATGTTATGAAATAGGCATCATAGCAATTGACCCTACTGACCGCAAAAGGAAAGACATAAACTGGTGGCATATTTGAGCACCAAACAACTTTCTACAATGTTTGATGTAGGTTTAGCCTATAATGTATCTATACAATATACAATATTAATATATCTCATAATGATTGAGGTGGGGCATGGTAATCCATTTGTTGAGCTTGGGTGAAGTGGGTAGGGTCGGTTACAAAGGTCTGAGAGGGCTGTGGCCCCACAAGGGCCTGTTTCCCtttatttattgtcattttcttttggaAGTTGATAGACCCAGAGTGGGGTCTGTTTCTCtaataataaaagcaaatgCCAAAGTTTGACAACAACCTTCCacctactttctctctctctctctctctctctctctctggattTGCTATTGTTATGGAGATTGCTTGTGAGgagcaaatttcatttttacagAGGTTGCCAAGGCCACACGAAACCTTGTATTTTAGTGGAAAAATTTTGGGAAGGAGAAAAGATGCTCACAGGCTCATGGGAAGAATGGTGAGGCCTCCCTCCCTTCCCCTCATTGGaaattatattctttattttaataaatttttcttcaaacagTTTCCAATTCGTATATtcaaataaacaattaaaattgtcaGGAGGGAAATAGGGGAGGAGGAAAGACTTCTTTAATATGAGTAGGAGGAGTGGGAATATTGGTGGAcagtatttttgcatttgatTTGATCCTTTTAAAGCACAAATGCCGAGGAAGGTACCAGTTCAaagaggaaagagagagaggaagaagtGGGTTGATTGGCTTTGATCCAATCATGATTTCTAACATGTTTTGGGCTATCTATCTATGACACACCTTGTGTATGAAAAGCTGTTATTTTGTATGACAAAGTCTCTTCTGTTTGTGTGACATCTGTTGTGGTCCTGCTTTCGAGCATCTTCTTCACAGAACCTCTACATCACCCATTACAATAGAGCTTTGGGTTCAGAAACTTGTGACCTCTTTCTCACTAGAATCATCTCAGTTTCTAAAAATTTCCCCCAAACCAAACACCCCCACAATTCAAAATGAGCTGGGAACATTcagtgttatttgataactaaagGAGAAGTATTCATTGCATGGGTTGGTAAATGACTTATTTGGGCTGTACTAAACCATAAAAAAAGGTGAGGATTTGGTTAATCCATAAGGAAAGCAGATGCAGAAAATAATTACCAGAAATGGCAACAGAAACATAATTGAAGCAGCAGGGAAAAAACCCAGTAGAATGTTTAGAAGGAAAACTAGTGAAAAGATGGGAGGGAGGATGGTAAAGAGGGCCTGTGAAGGTGATTAAATGATACATGTACATCCCCACTACACTCAATAGCTTCATTGTGGTCCAAAGCCACTGCCCTCTCTTTAATTGTCTCTCATCTTGGGTAGTTCATTTCTTTGAATTTGGCAATCAATGGGATTTTTTGGGCCAAGACTTGGACCGACACCTTGGTGACAAAATCAAAGACAAAGGGGGGAATTGTATTTGACACACAAAAGGCAATTCCCCAAAAGAATGTTCAAAAAAATAATGGTCTAAACCAAATCCTTCACTTCGTCCAAGTTTAGACCATCCACACAAATGGCCAAAACATGGTTATGAGGCAAACCCCAGAAGGGATTCTCTTCACCCATGAGCTTCATTCGGCGGAATGTTTGTTTCCAGGCACAATGGTGACAAAAAAGATACAGAAATCAAGTGATCTTGAAGCAATAAACTAAGTAGCTAATCTCAATTTTTGTCCTCCAAATGTCTCCCAGAGCAGCATCATGTTCAAGTGGTCAATGTATTTATTTtcctgagaaaaaaaatgaatacaagGAAGCACAAGAGGGGGGGCCAAAAAGCCCAATAAAAACTATCATAAAGACAGCTTCTGGAACCATTCCAGGAAAGTATCCACATCCAAAAATACACTAAACAAAGGAGTGAAATCAAGCCATCCACTGGCTATGGTTATGAGATGCTGCATTAACTCTCTTTTGGAGATTTTGTTTACTCCATAGCTGAAGGAatcccaggaaaaaaaaaatgaatgattgaaTCATAAATGATATTTGCAGCACTTCCCCATTATGCAACAAGAGCAGTCATAAATGAACACAACTATGAcaatttttccttcaaatttttgttttcaactcccttaaaaaaaaatgtaatacaaCTTCTTAGGACTCTGCATAGAAAACTTCAAGCCATTGAGGCCTGGGCATGtgagaattttggaaagaaTGAAGACTACACTGACTCTGCATAGGGTTTGACACTCATTCTGCATAGAATTTATCAAATAAGAACCcctattgtttttaatttgaataagtAAATCACTCACCCTTTCAACATCGCTAATTACTGTCAACATGAGTTGTTTTTGTAGCCTTCTGAGCATTATTATAATGTCCATGGGGCAAATGCGATCCATCATAGCATTATCTTAATTTCTGCTACAAGGTTAAGAAACCGacttaatcaattttttttagaatcaaatgTGGTTAAAAGCATAAACAATTTGTTAGTTCATATGGTCCAAACATGATTACACTATTGTTTAATGCTAAGAATCTCTCATAAACTACTGTCTTGACGCGGTTCGCCTGGTCAAAGTATTATGCTTAAGGGCCCTTGATTGGAGTTTATTTATTGATGCAATATATTAATTTCCACCCAAAGCTTATATTATATTGAATATGAAGCTGATGACTTTGgtattagtttgattgattgCTTAGGTATCTCTCAATGGGATAGCCTCAATTCTAAATCATAGTCTTATTTGTAAATTAGGAAACCTCTGCTTGACACACACCCCTTAgcaaaaaataatcaaacagAAGGGCAAGTGGgaaatgaaaatttcttttgccaGTTGAAGTTGCTCATTAGCAGTTGGTTTATGAATTTTCGACTCTAATTTAAACAAGTTGATTACAGAATACTTATAATCAAGAATATCAAGATTATCCGAAGTCAAACTATCATTTTGGATTAGTATTATATGGGCTTTGATTAACGCGTGATCAATGGATTATCGTGTGATGGTACTCATTCTAATAAATactggaaatttttttatatgatgctGCTGGTTTTGGGCTGGTCTTCTGGTGAGCTTTAATGCCTCTGTAATTAAGGTAGTCAAGGTCATtactgaaatttttttcttatacttgGTTTGGTTGCTCAGAAAAAGGGGGAAAGATGAGGAAAATTACGAGTCTACAAGTTGGAAAAATCCCTACAGTGGTACAGTACTGGATTCAGTGAGAGTAAATATAACCCTTGCAGCTGATTGATGTTGCAACAACTATTGCAGAAGCATCATTAATTAACTAGAGTtctatgaaaaaagaaaaaagaaaaatcaacaacaGAAGCAAGAAGTAATGCAAGCTTGAAGTCCACATCTAACATTAAATCATGTGCAGCCCCTCAAATTTAAGGCCATGTGTCTTAGTGTGTGATCATTTTAGTAGAGGTAGAAGTTTGAACACAGAAACCTCCAAGACTCTTTTCTTGCTGATTGTGTTTGGTATTAGTGGTATGTGTTTGTAACTTTCTGGACTGCTGGGCCTACTATCAACTACCACCCATGTCTCTATTAAATGAGAGCATGAACATATATGAAAAGCATAACAGTTAGGAGTGCTAACGGTTTTCTCCCTCCAAGGAAGGTGAACCCACATATCAATTACTGATTAAGGCTAAAATAAGAGAGAAATTTGTAATTTGGAATATTCTCCGCCTTTTTCTTTGGAACTTGAGTGCTAACTGGACCACCAAATGGCCATCCGACGGAGCACCAATATCCGACACTTCCCTTTGTTGGTGTTGCTTTACTTATCAAAGAGGTTGCGAAGTGGAAAAAAAGTGTTTGTTAGAAAATTGTTGCCCCGACACTAACCACCACTAATTTCCATCTGCAACCCCACATTGGTTGCTGCAATTTTTATTAGCAACCGACCCAATACCTATCACCTCACAGTCCATGGAATATTTACATTTTCCTACAAGACAAACAGAGTGACAGAATATGCTAGATAAAGGGTCTTTTGCACATCCTGACCTGTCCACTACCATATAGGCTTTCCGTTTTTTCAATAAGCCATATCTAGGAATGATTATAGACGTGTTTCCTCCGGGACCAGGGATCTACTCCTCCCAACTTTACATGGTGATGATGGGGAAGCATTCAAACAGGGTTGGAAACTGAATTCCAAACAAATTTCAGAATCTACTTATGCCCAACTCCTCCAAAAATTCATTCACTTCCACAACCACCATCTCATTCCTAAGTTCAAAATAGTTCTAAATTCTATTGTATGCATTCTACAATCTAAAGATGCTTTCTATATATGTAGTTTTCTAAATATCTTAAGACCCTATGCATctgaaaagagaagaaacaaaTTAAATCAGAATAAATAACTTTTGTATTACACAGGCCAAAGCATAATCTCACATACTGGCCTCATCTTATTGATAGAGGCACATCAATGTGACCAACTTCTCACCAAATGGAAAGAACACTAGACTTATTTCTCTCCTCTGCATGTCAATTTCCTTCCCCACTTCAGTCTGCATCttccaaacaaaaattatgcatgctatttAATACAATGGAAATTTCAACTACAAAGGCAAAAAAGAATGCCATTTATTATAATTGACATTTAACGGTTACAATGCTTCCTAGACAATGACTTGCAGGAAGGCTTTATCCAAATAAAAGAAAGGGCCtcacaaaaatagaaaaacaggaccatattatattattttaaagagaTGCATAATATAGTTCTTAAGCATATATAATGGTACAAAAGAGGTCACTCTCTCCAGGAACCTAGAAGATACAACCAGACTGGAGGCATCCTTCTACATATGAAGTACTTAACATAAACGCCAAATAGTAGCTAGCAATCTGAAAATTGTCCATACCCAGGTGATCCATCCCCTCAAAATCTGGTGGAATTGATTATAGGACTTTGTCTTCCAAAGGGGCATGAAA
It encodes:
- the LOC117914993 gene encoding uncharacterized protein LOC117914993, producing MPFPMKIQPIDIDSHTPRETIRADSGKPVLKSRLKRLFDRQFHGVLKNSSTEKPESQYSKDGGVEFEPSSVCLAKMVQNFIEESNEKQTTVKCGRNRCNCFNGNGNDSSDDEFDGYGGFGEPIVASSGDASELLKGLIPCASVAERNLLADTAKIVEKNKIKPKDDLITIVMDGLSALGYDASICKSRWEKSPSYPAGEYEFIDVIVDGERLLIDIDFRSEFEIARSTGIYKAILQSLPYIFVGKPDRLQQIVSIVSEAAKQSLKKKGMHFPPWRKSEYMRAKWLSPYTRTTPNGILKESENKNEQDSATTESECGEFELIFGEESTPPESDHECTASSPAKYSGEGEKITHVVSPWQPPAIKPKSCERGAKVVTGLASLLKEKP